Part of the Leucobacter insecticola genome is shown below.
TGATCTCGCGAACCTCTTCGCCGCCCTTGAACACCTTCATCGCGGGGATTGAGGTGATGCGGTACTGAGCCGACAGGTTCGGGTTCTCGTCGACGTTCAGCTTTGCGATGATGATCTTGCCGTCGTGTTCCGCGGCAATCTGATCGAGTACCGGGGCGACCATGCGGCACGGACCGCACCACTCGGCCCAAAAGTCGACCAGCACCGGAATTTCACTCTTCAGTACGACCTCGTCGAACGTCGCCTCGGTGACAATAACTGCCGTGCTCATAATTCGTCTCCCTTGTAATTTCTTGATGGTCTGCGTTACACCGCTGCCGCTGCTGTGGCCTCTTGCTGGTCACGTGCGGCGATGTAGTGTTCCGCGTCGAGCGCGGCAACGGTACCCGATCCCGCCGCGGTGATTGCTTGGCGGTAACTCGGATCAATGACGTCTCCGGCGGCAAAGACACCGGGTACCGAGGTGCGTGAGCTTCGGCCCTCGACCGCGATCGTTCCCTCGCTCGTAAGCTCCAGCTTGCCGTGCACGAGATGGGTCCGCGGATCATTCCCGATTGCAATGAAGAGGCCGTCAAGCGCGAGCTCGCGCTCGGTGCCGTCAACCGTGCTCTGCAGGGTGACACCGGTGACCTGGCTCTCGCCGTGGATCGCGGAGATACCGGAGTTCCAGATGAACTCGATCTTCGGGTTATCGAAGGCGCGCTGCTGCATGATCTTCGATGCCTTCAGCTCGTCACGGCGGTGAATAACGTAGACCTTGTCTGCGAAACGGGTGAGGAACGTCGCCTCCTCCATTGCGGAGTCTCCCCCGCCAACCACCGCGATCGTCTTCTCGCGGAAGAAGAAGCCGTCGCAGGT
Proteins encoded:
- the trxA gene encoding thioredoxin, whose protein sequence is MSTAVIVTEATFDEVVLKSEIPVLVDFWAEWCGPCRMVAPVLDQIAAEHDGKIIIAKLNVDENPNLSAQYRITSIPAMKVFKGGEEVREIIGAMPKQMIEEHLNGII
- the trxB gene encoding thioredoxin-disulfide reductase is translated as MHQIIIIGSGPAGFTAAIYAARAGLKPLLFASSVAIGGELMNTTEVENFPGFPEGIQGPDLMQKMQEQAERFDTEIVYDDITEVDFSGDIKRVTSSDGTVHEAHAVIYATGSAYRKLGLADEDRLSGHGVSWCATCDGFFFREKTIAVVGGGDSAMEEATFLTRFADKVYVIHRRDELKASKIMQQRAFDNPKIEFIWNSGISAIHGESQVTGVTLQSTVDGTERELALDGLFIAIGNDPRTHLVHGKLELTSEGTIAVEGRSSRTSVPGVFAAGDVIDPSYRQAITAAGSGTVAALDAEHYIAARDQQEATAAAAV